From Chryseobacterium joostei, the proteins below share one genomic window:
- a CDS encoding peptide MFS transporter, giving the protein MDNIEALSPKPDEFVENKSSRHPKGLWVLFGTEMWERFNFYGMRALLTLFMVNSLLIKEADAAIIYGGFLALCYLTPLLGGFIADKYIGNRFAIIVGGSLMAIGQFLLFISASTFSADIGSAKLIMWLALFVIIFGNGFFKPNISSMVGSLYPKQEKSKLDSAFTIFYMGINIGAFLGQFICPYVGDVKDATTGVRDIFAFKWGFLAASIAMVIGTVTFFILKNKYVVTPEGRPIGGLPKNNSTADFEEGESQTAKFSGGFLAATVGIFVVLFFVFRYLLVGELGFNSVEMGQMIKGIIYPFIYAAGISLAFLIMSSAENKIERQRIWVIYIVSFFIIFFWAAFEQAGSSLTFIADNQTDRNIFGWNMPPSMVQIFNGIFVVLLAFPFSLMWDKLRANGKEPVSPLKQAIGLAVIALSYFIIAHNVKDLGSSGLLAIKWLMLLYFIQTCGELCLSPIGLSLVGKLAPKRFASLLYGVFFISNAAGYALAGSLGALIPATGDKFKKAQEIGVNLQDVLDKKVTLTTEQVAAFEKAQLPLHNPTFVGFEIHNLFEFFMVFVVLCGIASVILGLLSPILKKMMHGVN; this is encoded by the coding sequence ATGGATAATATTGAAGCATTGAGTCCGAAACCGGATGAATTTGTAGAGAATAAGAGCTCCAGACATCCGAAAGGGTTATGGGTTCTGTTCGGCACGGAAATGTGGGAGCGTTTCAACTTTTATGGAATGAGAGCACTTTTGACGCTCTTTATGGTAAATTCCTTATTGATAAAAGAAGCTGATGCGGCGATCATCTATGGTGGATTTCTAGCGTTATGTTATTTAACACCTCTTTTGGGAGGATTTATTGCTGATAAATATATTGGAAACAGATTTGCGATCATCGTTGGAGGATCTTTAATGGCGATTGGTCAGTTTTTATTATTTATTAGTGCCTCTACTTTCTCCGCAGACATTGGAAGTGCTAAACTTATTATGTGGCTGGCTTTATTCGTTATTATTTTTGGTAATGGATTCTTTAAGCCAAATATTTCCTCAATGGTAGGAAGTCTTTATCCAAAACAGGAGAAATCTAAACTGGATTCTGCTTTCACTATTTTCTATATGGGGATTAATATTGGAGCATTTTTAGGTCAATTTATCTGTCCATATGTAGGAGATGTAAAAGATGCTACAACCGGAGTAAGAGATATTTTCGCGTTCAAATGGGGTTTCTTAGCGGCTTCAATTGCAATGGTAATTGGAACTGTAACATTCTTTATCCTTAAAAACAAATATGTAGTAACACCGGAAGGAAGACCTATTGGTGGACTTCCAAAAAATAACTCAACTGCAGATTTTGAAGAGGGAGAATCTCAAACAGCAAAATTCTCAGGTGGTTTCTTGGCAGCTACAGTAGGTATATTTGTTGTTCTTTTCTTTGTATTCAGATACTTATTGGTAGGAGAACTTGGATTTAACTCAGTGGAAATGGGACAAATGATTAAAGGAATCATCTATCCATTCATCTACGCAGCAGGTATTTCCCTAGCATTCCTGATTATGTCTTCTGCAGAAAATAAAATTGAAAGACAAAGAATCTGGGTAATCTATATCGTTTCGTTCTTCATTATCTTTTTCTGGGCGGCTTTCGAACAGGCAGGATCTTCATTAACATTCATTGCAGATAACCAGACAGACAGAAACATTTTCGGATGGAATATGCCACCTTCAATGGTTCAGATCTTCAATGGTATTTTCGTAGTTTTACTAGCTTTTCCTTTCAGTTTAATGTGGGATAAATTAAGAGCGAACGGAAAAGAACCTGTATCTCCTCTTAAACAAGCTATTGGTCTTGCTGTAATTGCTCTTTCTTATTTCATCATTGCACACAATGTAAAAGATCTTGGAAGTTCAGGTTTATTAGCAATCAAATGGCTAATGCTTTTATACTTCATCCAAACTTGTGGTGAGCTTTGTTTATCTCCAATCGGATTATCATTGGTGGGTAAATTAGCTCCAAAAAGATTCGCTTCATTATTATATGGTGTTTTCTTTATCTCTAATGCTGCAGGATATGCCTTGGCAGGTTCATTAGGAGCACTTATCCCTGCAACAGGTGATAAATTTAAAAAAGCACAGGAAATTGGAGTAAACCTACAGGATGTTTTGGATAAAAAAGTAACTTTAACTACTGAACAGGTTGCTGCATTTGAAAAAGCTCAGCTACCATTACATAACCCTACTTTTGTAGGATTTGAAATTCACAACTTATTTGAATTCTTCATGGTATTCGTTGTACTTTGTGGTATTGCGTCTGTAATCTTAGGCTTACTTTCACCTATCTTAAAGAAAATGATGCACGGTGTAAACTAA
- a CDS encoding peptide MFS transporter — MKTKHPKGLPFLFFTEMWERFGYYLILGIFVLYVIEPTGMKGGLGLPDKTADDIFGTYIALTYLTPFIGGFLADRVLGYIKSIYLGGFLMAAGYIGMGVFKDLPLFYASLALIIIGNGFFKPTISTLLGNLYSEEPYKANKDSGYNIFYMGINIGAFICNIIAAFMRNKFGWGEAFITAGVGMLIGMVIFTIGRKHYIHAAQMKPVQEGDTKLSEIMLKVFVPAIVAGGIGWFIPNNIFGSDSTDAFIFACIPVIYFYASLYFKAKPDEKASIGALLSVFLISMFFWAVFKQNGTALTRWANYYTDRSVPASLEKPLEGIYMVEGKSYEDKETPVYDNQFRSQKDDNGDTKKETGKDVYFKNISPEQRAVLEKNPENKVYLYNTELFQSINPFWVIALTPVIVGFWALLRRKGKEPLTPTKIVLGLFISGLSCLVMVLAVMAGENGSIKVSPLWLVASYGVITIGELCLSPMGLSFVSKLSPARITALMMGGFFLANSVGNKLSGILASTWYSYENKTNYFLVNFALLIFATLLGLSMLKRLNKIMKEKGH; from the coding sequence ATGAAGACTAAACATCCTAAAGGGCTGCCTTTTCTCTTTTTTACAGAAATGTGGGAGCGTTTCGGGTACTACCTGATTCTTGGAATCTTTGTTTTGTATGTGATAGAGCCTACCGGAATGAAAGGTGGTCTGGGATTACCTGACAAAACTGCTGACGATATTTTTGGAACTTATATTGCACTAACATACCTTACGCCATTTATTGGTGGTTTTCTGGCAGACAGAGTTTTAGGATATATTAAATCTATTTATCTTGGAGGTTTCTTAATGGCTGCCGGATATATAGGAATGGGTGTTTTCAAGGATTTACCTTTATTTTATGCTTCCCTTGCATTAATTATTATTGGAAACGGTTTCTTTAAGCCTACCATTTCTACTCTTTTAGGAAACCTTTATTCTGAAGAACCTTATAAAGCCAACAAAGATTCCGGATACAATATTTTCTATATGGGAATCAACATTGGGGCATTTATCTGTAACATTATTGCTGCATTTATGCGTAATAAATTCGGTTGGGGTGAAGCTTTCATTACTGCCGGAGTTGGAATGCTGATTGGTATGGTTATTTTTACGATCGGAAGAAAACACTATATCCATGCAGCACAAATGAAGCCTGTACAGGAAGGAGACACAAAACTTTCTGAAATTATGCTTAAAGTATTTGTTCCTGCTATCGTAGCTGGAGGAATTGGTTGGTTTATACCTAATAACATCTTTGGAAGCGACAGTACAGATGCCTTTATTTTTGCATGTATTCCTGTTATTTATTTTTATGCTTCACTTTACTTTAAAGCTAAGCCTGATGAAAAAGCATCTATTGGTGCATTACTTTCTGTATTCCTGATCAGTATGTTCTTCTGGGCAGTCTTCAAGCAGAATGGTACTGCATTAACAAGATGGGCTAATTATTATACAGACAGAAGTGTTCCTGCTTCTCTTGAAAAACCCTTGGAAGGTATTTATATGGTGGAGGGTAAGAGCTACGAAGACAAAGAAACTCCAGTTTATGATAATCAGTTCCGATCTCAAAAGGATGACAACGGAGATACCAAAAAAGAAACCGGAAAAGATGTTTACTTTAAAAACATTTCTCCTGAGCAGCGTGCTGTTCTAGAGAAAAATCCTGAAAATAAGGTATATCTATACAATACCGAATTATTCCAATCCATTAATCCATTCTGGGTAATTGCACTCACTCCTGTTATAGTTGGATTCTGGGCGCTGTTAAGAAGAAAAGGAAAAGAACCTTTAACGCCAACCAAGATTGTTTTAGGACTCTTCATTTCAGGATTATCATGTCTTGTCATGGTTTTAGCAGTAATGGCCGGAGAAAACGGGTCAATAAAAGTCTCTCCTTTATGGCTGGTAGCCAGTTACGGAGTCATTACAATTGGGGAATTATGTCTTTCTCCAATGGGACTTTCCTTCGTTTCTAAGCTTTCTCCTGCTAGAATTACAGCCTTAATGATGGGTGGATTTTTCCTTGCGAATTCTGTGGGTAATAAACTTTCGGGAATTCTGGCGAGTACTTGGTATAGCTACGAAAACAAAACGAATTATTTCCTTGTCAATTTCGCTTTGTTAATATTTGCTACATTATTAGGCCTTTCAATGTTAAAAAGATTGAATAAAATTATGAAAGAAAAAGGACACTAA
- a CDS encoding S9 family peptidase yields the protein MKKILLTLTIAAAFHNVSAQEITLDKIYSGYYRGKGIAGITSMKSGENYLVIEPTGIAKYSYKTSQKEGNIVDGNFESYEFSDDESKILLLKESHPIYRHSFLGKFEVKDLKSGKVMSLNDGKPVQEPRFSPDATKIAFISDNNLFFQDLNSGKITQISNDGKKNAIINGLADWVYEEEFGHARQYEWTKNSDAIVFVKSDESQVPEIYIPIYGKNLYPGEMRYKYPKAGEKNSIVSAQLYRLDTGKTMQLNLGSFKNYYIPNVLQTAKPDEVVLITSERIQNASDILKVNTKTGGVQKLFTETDDKWIDTDSPTMEFLEDDSFLWASERDGNRHLYWYDKDGKLKKQITKGNWEVTDYYGFNPKSKEIYVQTTEKGSINKVVSKVNIESGKSQLISNAEGNNSANFSKNYNYFIETSSTAAKPYTYVLKDGSGKTVKELQNNNDQLQKLKSDNFVEKEFITIPNAVGDQMNAWVMKPKNFDPNKKYPLFMFQYSGPGSQQVANSWDNGNAMWFNHLVQKGYIVACVDGRGTGYKGAKYKKVTYMNLGKYEIEDQITAAKWFGNQSYIDKGRIGMFGWSFGGYMTSLAMTKGADVFKMGIAVAPVTNWRYYDSVYTERFMRTPQENPDGYDKNSPTEYANLLKGKFLLIHGTADDNVHFQNSMELSEALIQNKKQFDFMAYPDKNHGIYGGQTRPQLYQKMTDFILSNL from the coding sequence ATGAAAAAAATACTTTTAACTCTTACTATAGCTGCTGCATTTCATAATGTGTCTGCACAGGAAATTACTTTAGATAAAATATATTCAGGATATTATCGTGGCAAAGGCATTGCCGGGATTACTTCCATGAAAAGCGGTGAAAATTACCTGGTTATTGAACCAACAGGAATTGCAAAGTATTCTTATAAAACATCTCAAAAGGAGGGAAATATTGTAGACGGAAACTTTGAAAGCTATGAATTTTCTGATGATGAATCCAAGATCCTTTTGCTTAAAGAAAGTCATCCTATCTACAGACATTCTTTTCTGGGAAAATTTGAAGTGAAAGATTTAAAATCCGGAAAGGTAATGAGTCTAAATGATGGAAAACCTGTACAGGAGCCAAGATTCTCACCTGATGCAACAAAAATTGCTTTCATTTCAGATAATAATCTATTCTTTCAGGATCTGAATTCCGGAAAAATTACACAAATAAGTAATGACGGGAAGAAAAATGCAATCATCAATGGCTTGGCAGACTGGGTGTATGAAGAAGAGTTTGGGCATGCAAGACAGTATGAATGGACTAAAAATTCAGATGCCATTGTATTTGTAAAATCTGATGAAAGCCAGGTTCCTGAGATTTATATTCCTATCTACGGAAAAAATCTTTATCCGGGAGAAATGCGTTATAAATATCCTAAAGCAGGAGAAAAGAACTCAATAGTTTCTGCACAATTATACCGTCTAGATACTGGAAAAACGATGCAGTTGAATCTGGGTTCATTCAAAAATTATTACATTCCTAATGTTTTGCAAACCGCAAAGCCTGATGAGGTTGTTTTGATTACTTCCGAAAGAATTCAAAATGCTTCAGATATTTTAAAGGTAAATACTAAAACAGGGGGTGTTCAGAAATTATTTACTGAAACAGATGATAAATGGATTGATACAGACAGCCCAACAATGGAGTTCCTTGAGGATGATTCTTTCCTTTGGGCTTCCGAGAGAGACGGAAATCGTCATTTATATTGGTATGACAAGGATGGCAAACTAAAGAAACAGATTACTAAAGGAAACTGGGAGGTAACAGATTACTATGGATTCAATCCAAAATCCAAAGAAATTTATGTTCAGACTACAGAAAAAGGAAGCATCAATAAGGTTGTTTCTAAAGTAAATATCGAAAGTGGCAAGTCTCAGCTTATTTCTAATGCTGAGGGAAATAATTCTGCCAATTTCAGCAAAAACTATAATTATTTCATTGAAACATCTTCTACTGCGGCAAAACCATATACCTATGTTTTAAAAGATGGAAGTGGGAAAACAGTAAAGGAACTTCAAAATAACAATGATCAGCTTCAGAAATTAAAGTCTGATAATTTTGTTGAAAAGGAATTCATTACCATTCCTAATGCGGTAGGTGATCAAATGAATGCATGGGTAATGAAGCCTAAAAATTTTGATCCTAACAAAAAGTATCCATTATTTATGTTCCAGTATTCTGGTCCGGGGTCTCAACAGGTTGCTAACTCTTGGGACAATGGTAATGCCATGTGGTTCAATCACCTTGTACAAAAAGGGTATATTGTTGCTTGTGTAGATGGGCGTGGAACTGGTTATAAAGGAGCAAAATACAAGAAAGTTACGTATATGAACCTTGGAAAATATGAAATTGAAGACCAGATCACAGCAGCAAAATGGTTCGGAAACCAATCTTATATTGATAAAGGAAGAATCGGAATGTTCGGATGGAGCTTTGGTGGCTACATGACCAGTTTAGCAATGACAAAGGGTGCCGATGTTTTCAAAATGGGTATAGCAGTAGCTCCCGTAACCAACTGGAGATATTATGACTCAGTATACACGGAAAGATTCATGAGAACGCCTCAGGAAAACCCTGATGGATATGACAAAAACTCTCCTACTGAATACGCCAATTTATTGAAAGGAAAATTCCTCCTAATCCACGGAACTGCTGATGATAATGTACATTTCCAAAACTCTATGGAATTATCTGAAGCTTTGATTCAAAATAAAAAACAGTTTGATTTCATGGCTTATCCAGATAAAAACCACGGAATCTATGGTGGACAAACCAGGCCACAGCTGTATCAGAAAATGACAGATTTTATCCTGAGTAACTTATAA
- a CDS encoding bacteriocin-like protein yields MKNFKKISRVQLKEVNGGVLPGMRRCVDGVTCKLRIWWIGGTEEVPCNSSYPTCATEGYYPPETGDPGTVHVAN; encoded by the coding sequence ATGAAAAATTTCAAAAAAATTTCAAGAGTACAATTAAAGGAAGTAAATGGCGGAGTTTTACCGGGGATGAGAAGATGTGTAGATGGGGTAACCTGTAAGCTAAGAATCTGGTGGATTGGAGGAACAGAGGAAGTTCCGTGTAATTCTTCTTATCCAACCTGTGCTACCGAGGGATATTATCCACCGGAGACAGGAGATCCAGGGACAGTTCATGTAGCAAATTAG